In a single window of the Burkholderia contaminans genome:
- a CDS encoding dicarboxylate/amino acid:cation symporter — protein MNTKNKGLSLPMQMLGGLVLGVACGVFAPGFAGKLGFLSAMFGHAIKMVVMPLIFLSVTVGVFRAGRLRERLGKVALSSIVFFVLMTGLAASLGLLLNFAFRPGLGASLTHSGSMPAALASSIDWTKFLVDLIPANIVAALAAGNSLPVLVFGVIFGAALAAAPERAEPAIAVFEALLSGLFKMTQWVIAWSPLAIFAAIAQLLSAKGFAGVHSLVELLGVAYLGMAILAVVLTLVIRIAGQSPLAVLRKVKEPLILGFTTRSSEITYPLHLKKLVEFGVPHGVASTILPLAYIFNRDGAVLYTALAVGYLADAYHLAWSWPLVITILLLTIITIDGAANVPSGAIVAITIVLTSIGLPADAVLLLLGVDAFFDMGRTALNVYGSTAAAAVAVKLSGSEDSLAAETATRQASV, from the coding sequence ATGAACACGAAAAATAAGGGCCTTTCCCTTCCGATGCAAATGCTTGGCGGGCTTGTACTTGGCGTCGCTTGCGGCGTATTTGCTCCCGGCTTTGCCGGGAAGCTGGGCTTTCTCAGTGCGATGTTCGGCCACGCGATCAAGATGGTCGTCATGCCGTTGATTTTCCTGTCGGTCACGGTCGGTGTCTTTCGTGCGGGCCGACTGCGCGAACGGCTCGGAAAGGTCGCACTCTCCAGTATCGTCTTCTTCGTTTTGATGACTGGCCTGGCAGCGTCGCTCGGCCTGCTGCTCAATTTTGCATTTCGTCCGGGTCTCGGGGCGAGCCTCACTCACTCCGGATCGATGCCGGCAGCACTCGCATCCAGCATCGACTGGACGAAATTTCTCGTTGATCTGATCCCCGCGAACATCGTCGCTGCGCTCGCTGCGGGCAATTCTCTCCCGGTACTCGTTTTCGGCGTCATTTTCGGTGCGGCATTGGCGGCTGCCCCGGAGCGGGCCGAGCCCGCGATTGCCGTTTTCGAGGCGCTGCTGTCCGGCCTGTTCAAGATGACCCAGTGGGTGATCGCATGGTCGCCGCTCGCGATCTTCGCCGCGATCGCGCAGCTGTTGTCGGCCAAGGGCTTTGCCGGCGTGCACTCGCTCGTCGAGCTTCTGGGCGTGGCCTATCTCGGCATGGCGATTCTGGCGGTGGTCCTCACCCTCGTCATTCGCATCGCCGGTCAGTCGCCTCTCGCCGTTCTCAGGAAGGTGAAGGAACCGCTGATCCTTGGTTTCACGACGCGGTCGTCCGAAATCACGTACCCGTTGCACCTGAAGAAGCTGGTTGAATTCGGCGTTCCCCACGGCGTGGCGTCCACGATTTTGCCGCTCGCCTATATTTTCAATCGCGACGGCGCGGTCCTCTACACGGCCCTCGCAGTCGGCTATCTGGCCGACGCATATCATCTCGCCTGGTCCTGGCCGCTGGTGATTACGATTTTGCTTTTGACGATCATCACCATCGACGGAGCAGCCAATGTGCCCTCTGGAGCGATCGTCGCCATCACCATCGTGCTGACGTCGATCGGGTTGCCGGCCGATGCGGTGCTGCTGCTGTTGGGCGTCGACGCCTTCTTCGACATGGGGAGAACCGCCCTCAACGTCTACGGGAGCACGGCGGCGGCAGCTGTTGCGGTGAAACTTTCCGGTTCGGAGGACAGTCTCGCCGCCGAAACCGCGACGCGTCAGGCGAGCGTGTGA
- a CDS encoding DJ-1/PfpI family protein, whose product MTDSSENNTSGPPLTRAGRSRRDALKFGSIATLGAVLGGGALLGHTAPALAQSGSDGALAPNDPLDILIVNYDGGTLLDFAGPSEVFHRLPNTNVRYASLNGGNVTLEFGVVYGKTERLADIDKTDVLLVPGGSDLSAPMRPAYQAQIRRLAESARHVTSVCNGSLVLAATGILNGKRSACHWAFVNKLAEYGAIPVPERFVEDDNGRFMSGGGVTAGIDFALRVAAKLRGQQAAELTQLVIEYDPAPPFHSGHPREARPELIAMVDKKLPGASRGLARVPGVR is encoded by the coding sequence TTGACCGACAGTAGCGAAAACAATACTTCCGGACCTCCACTCACCCGAGCCGGTCGATCGCGCCGCGATGCGCTCAAGTTCGGCAGCATCGCCACGCTCGGCGCCGTCCTCGGTGGCGGCGCCTTGCTTGGACACACCGCGCCTGCGCTCGCACAGTCCGGCAGCGACGGCGCACTTGCCCCGAATGATCCGCTCGATATCCTGATCGTCAATTACGACGGCGGGACGCTGCTCGACTTCGCCGGCCCCAGCGAGGTCTTCCATCGGCTACCGAATACGAACGTTCGCTACGCGAGCCTCAATGGCGGCAACGTGACGCTCGAATTCGGCGTCGTGTACGGCAAGACCGAGCGACTGGCCGATATCGACAAGACGGACGTGCTGCTCGTCCCTGGCGGGTCCGATCTGTCGGCGCCGATGCGCCCCGCATATCAAGCGCAGATCCGGCGCCTGGCAGAAAGCGCCAGGCACGTGACGTCGGTGTGCAACGGATCGCTCGTGCTCGCCGCAACGGGCATTCTCAATGGAAAGCGAAGCGCCTGCCATTGGGCCTTCGTCAACAAGCTGGCCGAATATGGCGCCATTCCCGTGCCCGAGCGCTTCGTCGAAGACGACAACGGCCGGTTCATGAGCGGCGGCGGTGTAACGGCGGGCATCGACTTCGCCCTTCGCGTGGCCGCGAAGCTGCGCGGTCAACAGGCCGCCGAGCTCACGCAGCTCGTGATCGAATATGATCCCGCGCCGCCGTTCCACTCCGGCCATCCGAGAGAGGCGCGGCCGGAACTCATCGCGATGGTCGACAAGAAACTGCCCGGTGCATCCAGGGGGCTCGCACGCGTGCCAGGCGTTCGTTGA
- a CDS encoding GNAT family N-acetyltransferase has protein sequence MTSQDVRFTICAVRAEETYPLRAAILMAGDEEGSALPGDLAPTSMHFAVHDNDGIVAVASVCHEGHAGVLNAQAWRLRGMAVHPSVRGMGFGRLLVNLSIRYAREQHGLLLWCTARESACPFYEMLGFNRDPKPISMQGRDDMRFFLMQRQIAG, from the coding sequence ATGACTTCACAAGATGTGCGCTTTACCATCTGCGCCGTTCGTGCGGAAGAAACCTATCCACTCAGGGCCGCAATCCTGATGGCCGGAGATGAGGAAGGGAGTGCCCTACCCGGAGATCTCGCCCCGACGTCAATGCACTTTGCCGTTCATGATAATGACGGTATTGTGGCCGTGGCGTCGGTATGTCATGAAGGGCATGCCGGTGTTTTGAACGCTCAAGCCTGGCGCCTTCGCGGCATGGCCGTCCATCCATCGGTGCGTGGTATGGGATTCGGACGCCTTCTGGTCAATCTGTCCATTCGTTATGCCCGCGAACAGCATGGATTATTGCTCTGGTGTACGGCACGCGAATCGGCCTGCCCATTTTATGAAATGCTCGGCTTTAATCGCGATCCGAAACCGATTTCAATGCAGGGTCGTGATGACATGAGGTTCTTTCTCATGCAGCGCCAGATCGCGGGCTGA
- a CDS encoding LysR substrate-binding domain-containing protein, with protein sequence MSRKIPSNSALQVFEAAARHGSFARAAEELARTEGAVSRQIGRLEAFLGVTLFERIGNRVRLAPNGARYAVQVREILDRLERDSLYLMGQPIEGASLDIAAIPTFATRWLIPRLKHFQDRHPNITVHIAERMEPFLLAGSGFDAAIHFEHPAWVGMHLHPLLEEVLVPVCSPALLAGAGKNPSLDALPRLHRRQNPDAWQAYAQACGIVLTNSAVGARYDLHSMLIEAALAGLGVALVPRLYIDAELEQGRLVAPWPAGKTVTKNFCLVLPEPIELANGPLQAFATWMLDEARGLAPHGSA encoded by the coding sequence ATGTCCCGCAAGATTCCAAGCAATTCCGCACTCCAGGTGTTCGAAGCCGCGGCCAGACACGGCAGCTTTGCCCGAGCCGCCGAGGAGCTGGCACGCACCGAGGGTGCCGTGAGCCGTCAGATCGGCCGGCTGGAGGCGTTCCTGGGCGTCACGCTCTTCGAGCGAATCGGCAACCGGGTGCGGCTGGCGCCGAACGGTGCGCGCTATGCGGTGCAGGTTCGCGAGATTCTGGATCGGCTCGAACGGGACAGCCTGTACCTGATGGGGCAGCCGATCGAAGGCGCGAGCCTCGATATCGCCGCGATCCCGACCTTCGCCACCCGCTGGTTGATCCCCCGGCTGAAACATTTTCAGGACCGGCATCCGAACATCACCGTGCATATCGCCGAGCGGATGGAGCCGTTCCTGCTGGCCGGGAGCGGTTTCGACGCAGCGATTCATTTCGAGCATCCGGCCTGGGTGGGGATGCATCTGCATCCGCTGCTGGAGGAAGTGCTGGTGCCCGTCTGCAGTCCGGCGCTGCTCGCCGGCGCCGGGAAGAACCCGTCGCTGGATGCATTGCCGCGTCTTCACCGGCGACAGAACCCGGACGCATGGCAGGCTTATGCGCAGGCGTGCGGCATCGTGCTGACCAACTCGGCGGTGGGCGCGCGCTACGACCTTCATTCGATGCTGATCGAAGCGGCGCTGGCCGGCCTCGGTGTCGCGCTGGTGCCGCGCCTGTACATCGATGCGGAGCTCGAGCAGGGCCGGCTGGTCGCACCGTGGCCGGCGGGAAAGACGGTGACGAAAAACTTCTGCCTCGTGCTGCCCGAACCGATCGAGTTGGCCAACGGGCCGTTGCAGGCCTTCGCGACATGGATGCTGGATGAAGCACGGGGATTGGCGCCGCACGGTAGCGCCTGA
- a CDS encoding EthD family reductase has protein sequence MIKVSVMYPYAAGARFDHAYYRDKHMPMVKQRLGAACLYYAVDKGIAGGAPGTDPVYVAKCDFVCTSIEAFQAARDPHAQEIMADIANYTDIQPVLQISEVVVDRSEV, from the coding sequence ATGATCAAAGTCAGTGTCATGTACCCGTACGCCGCAGGCGCGCGATTCGATCATGCTTACTACCGCGACAAGCACATGCCAATGGTGAAGCAGCGGCTCGGTGCGGCATGTCTGTACTACGCGGTCGACAAGGGCATCGCAGGCGGTGCTCCGGGCACTGATCCTGTCTACGTGGCCAAATGCGACTTCGTCTGCACTTCTATCGAGGCTTTCCAGGCGGCTCGCGACCCGCACGCGCAGGAGATCATGGCCGACATCGCCAATTACACGGATATACAACCCGTGCTTCAAATCAGTGAGGTGGTAGTGGACCGTTCGGAAGTATGA
- a CDS encoding YybH family protein — MQQTRIFTAALAACVTFFAFAAPAAAGGSPRPPEAAIKAENARWADAFARGDYEAIGRLYTRDGTLLPPGGDKIKGSSAIVGYFTKGYAGSKPATVSFSNYEFYGNDQVVTEVSDAEIHDHDGKLKYRGKQTLVFLKEGGAWKLHRDMWNDDGPLTTDDH; from the coding sequence ATGCAACAGACTCGTATTTTCACTGCTGCTCTTGCAGCCTGCGTCACCTTTTTCGCGTTCGCCGCACCGGCGGCTGCCGGTGGTTCGCCGCGCCCGCCCGAAGCGGCCATCAAGGCCGAGAATGCGCGATGGGCGGATGCCTTTGCGCGAGGGGATTACGAGGCGATCGGTCGACTCTACACCCGCGACGGTACGCTCCTGCCGCCCGGAGGCGACAAGATCAAGGGAAGCAGTGCGATCGTCGGGTACTTCACCAAGGGGTATGCCGGATCAAAACCCGCCACCGTATCGTTCAGCAATTACGAGTTCTACGGTAACGACCAGGTCGTGACAGAGGTGTCGGATGCGGAGATCCACGACCACGATGGCAAGCTCAAATACCGCGGCAAGCAGACTCTCGTCTTTCTGAAAGAGGGCGGCGCGTGGAAGTTGCATCGTGACATGTGGAACGATGACGGCCCGCTGACCACGGACGACCATTGA
- a CDS encoding MBL fold metallo-hydrolase, whose amino-acid sequence MSTLTFPVQQVGDFTITAISDGYLTASLDFLSNIDSDDASKMQRDAGQKEPAAVHINCYVVRGAGHTVLIDGGAGGFKQWGGQLRTNLALAGIEPAAIDTILLTHAHPDHVGGLVNDAGQVAFPHAELVVHQQEVKFWQDDGNLGRASERARGNFAKARQVFDAYVDRLRMFDDGQVLPGISALPLPGHTDGHTGYVLESRDQGLLVWGDVVHFPHIQIQRPDVSIAFDHDASLAAATRSRLLDQVSADGLLIAGMHLGELGFARIKRTNGGYGLLYENEG is encoded by the coding sequence ATGTCCACCCTTACCTTTCCCGTTCAGCAAGTCGGCGACTTCACGATTACCGCGATCAGCGATGGATACCTCACTGCGAGCCTCGACTTCCTGTCGAATATCGATTCGGATGACGCATCAAAAATGCAGCGTGATGCGGGGCAGAAAGAGCCGGCGGCCGTTCATATCAATTGCTACGTCGTACGCGGAGCGGGCCACACCGTGCTCATCGACGGCGGGGCTGGCGGGTTCAAGCAATGGGGCGGCCAACTCCGGACCAACCTGGCGCTTGCCGGTATCGAACCCGCTGCGATCGACACCATCCTGCTTACCCACGCGCATCCCGATCACGTCGGCGGGCTGGTGAATGATGCAGGACAGGTCGCGTTTCCACATGCCGAGCTGGTCGTCCATCAGCAAGAGGTCAAGTTCTGGCAGGACGACGGAAATCTCGGTCGCGCCAGCGAGCGGGCCCGCGGCAACTTTGCGAAGGCGCGTCAGGTGTTCGACGCTTATGTCGACAGGCTTCGCATGTTCGACGATGGACAAGTGCTCCCCGGTATCAGCGCGCTGCCGCTGCCCGGACACACCGATGGACACACCGGATATGTTCTTGAATCCCGCGATCAAGGTCTGCTCGTGTGGGGGGATGTGGTGCACTTTCCGCATATCCAGATTCAGCGGCCGGACGTATCGATTGCGTTCGATCACGATGCATCGCTGGCAGCCGCTACACGGTCACGCCTTCTCGATCAGGTCAGCGCGGACGGGCTTCTGATCGCCGGCATGCATCTGGGGGAACTCGGGTTCGCACGCATCAAGCGGACGAACGGCGGGTATGGGTTGCTTTACGAGAATGAAGGCTGA
- a CDS encoding DUF3857 domain-containing protein, which produces MLIARDGRSISIGCMLLSHLAVAVAAMHAAAAFSADFSPPATVLSDDTLYTVNRDSSSIRDQSRSIRIETEQGVRSYGQVSYRYSPALQKFDVIEAYTTTRDGVRIDVSPNAIFTRQSASGVHAPTFDDNLVKTIVFPGVEPGATVTMRTRETQVTPLFPGHFSADDTFPNNKPIQSASITINAPSSMKLYTDVVDMQGGLVAADVDGRQTWRWTIKGATAQPLEANAPSIDDRSPRIAVTTFPGYAALGQAYAARALPQVTITPDVQTLADEVTKGVAGRRDQADALYQWVSRNIRYVAVFLGVGGVVPHSAQDVLHARYGDCKDHTTLLQALLAAKGIPSNTVLVNADSRYWLPSAASPLAVFNHAITYVPEFDIYLDSTAGTARFGTLPFNEQGKQALLTGVGNEQSRLVVLPVARPDADTVTVTTHVALDKLGTVRGDSEVKNGGEYDWIARSIFAQLPAGSEPVFAQAFLTASGTDGTGRYLHGDINDLWMPFSFSSVFELPDYTALPGPGAMRVPRGLGGFNTISSALDGVGSATRKTPFRFKAGHFSEVTKLELPASMKVLSLPRPVTVTSPFGTYTSSYASEGRTISVTRTLDLVSKVPYLQPDEYPELGRMATSIKHDLAAQIVYQ; this is translated from the coding sequence ATGCTGATTGCGCGAGACGGCCGATCCATTTCAATCGGTTGCATGCTACTGTCACACCTCGCGGTGGCGGTAGCCGCCATGCACGCTGCTGCCGCTTTTTCCGCTGATTTCTCTCCACCCGCAACCGTCTTGTCCGACGACACGCTCTACACGGTGAATCGCGACAGTTCGTCGATTCGTGATCAATCAAGGTCGATCCGGATAGAGACGGAACAGGGCGTCAGGTCGTACGGTCAGGTTTCGTATCGATATAGCCCCGCGTTGCAGAAGTTCGACGTGATCGAGGCTTACACGACCACGCGCGACGGCGTGCGGATCGACGTCTCGCCCAATGCAATTTTCACTCGTCAAAGTGCGTCGGGCGTCCACGCCCCTACCTTCGACGATAACCTCGTCAAGACGATCGTCTTTCCCGGCGTAGAACCTGGCGCGACCGTGACCATGCGCACGCGCGAGACGCAGGTAACGCCGCTATTCCCCGGTCATTTCTCGGCTGACGACACGTTTCCGAACAACAAGCCGATCCAAAGCGCCAGCATTACGATCAATGCGCCATCCTCAATGAAACTGTATACCGATGTCGTCGATATGCAGGGCGGACTGGTTGCAGCGGATGTCGACGGCCGGCAGACTTGGCGCTGGACGATAAAAGGTGCAACTGCGCAGCCACTTGAAGCCAATGCACCGAGCATCGACGATCGCAGCCCACGGATCGCGGTCACGACGTTTCCGGGTTACGCGGCACTTGGGCAGGCATACGCCGCCCGCGCGCTGCCCCAGGTGACCATTACGCCCGACGTGCAAACACTGGCCGACGAAGTCACGAAGGGAGTCGCCGGCCGGCGCGATCAGGCAGATGCGCTCTATCAATGGGTTAGCCGAAACATCCGCTATGTTGCAGTGTTCCTCGGTGTCGGCGGAGTCGTTCCGCATAGCGCACAAGACGTCCTGCATGCGCGCTATGGCGACTGCAAGGACCATACGACGCTGCTGCAGGCGCTGCTCGCCGCAAAAGGCATACCGAGCAACACGGTACTCGTCAATGCGGACAGCCGCTATTGGCTACCTTCGGCCGCCAGTCCATTGGCTGTGTTCAATCACGCGATCACCTACGTTCCCGAGTTCGATATCTACCTTGACTCGACAGCGGGCACGGCACGATTCGGCACGCTTCCTTTCAACGAGCAGGGAAAGCAGGCGTTGTTGACCGGCGTCGGCAATGAACAGTCTCGCCTGGTCGTCCTTCCCGTTGCACGCCCCGATGCCGACACGGTGACGGTCACTACGCACGTCGCACTCGACAAACTCGGCACCGTTCGTGGCGATAGCGAAGTCAAGAACGGCGGCGAATACGACTGGATCGCGCGTTCGATATTCGCCCAGTTGCCGGCTGGTTCGGAACCGGTGTTTGCGCAAGCGTTTCTGACGGCGAGCGGGACGGACGGCACCGGCCGCTACCTCCACGGCGACATCAATGATCTCTGGATGCCGTTTTCGTTTTCCAGTGTGTTCGAACTACCGGACTACACTGCTCTCCCCGGCCCCGGCGCCATGCGCGTCCCAAGAGGATTGGGTGGCTTCAACACGATCTCCAGCGCTCTTGACGGGGTAGGTTCGGCCACGCGTAAAACTCCGTTCCGCTTTAAGGCAGGACACTTCAGCGAAGTCACGAAACTGGAGTTGCCGGCCTCGATGAAAGTGTTGAGCCTTCCCAGGCCCGTCACCGTTACTTCGCCGTTCGGGACTTATACGTCTTCGTATGCGAGCGAAGGCAGAACCATCAGCGTGACCCGGACGCTTGATTTGGTGTCGAAAGTGCCGTATTTGCAGCCGGACGAATATCCTGAGCTCGGAAGAATGGCGACATCGATCAAACATGACCTTGCAGCACAGATCGTCTATCAATGA
- a CDS encoding GntR family transcriptional regulator, whose translation MTLKVSTDAELAYDEIRSRIFDGRLAPGQKVSHRGLSEELGFGQMPVRSALHLLESEGLVVVIEKSGTYVASPTTSDLREIFEMRLALESTAAFLAARSGVTADLRDAAEKMQDLIERDVADIMLEQRIGWVFHQALFAAARNVRISSAYGLLRAQTLALNELPRSDAETVRRGTIEHLHIFHAIEANDGELARQHMWNHIVDGTPARIKLLKARHEHEK comes from the coding sequence ATGACGTTGAAAGTCTCGACAGATGCAGAGCTTGCCTACGACGAGATCCGATCGAGGATCTTTGACGGCCGGCTTGCGCCTGGGCAGAAAGTATCCCATCGAGGCCTGTCGGAGGAACTCGGCTTCGGCCAAATGCCCGTGCGCAGCGCATTGCATTTGCTCGAGTCCGAAGGGCTGGTCGTCGTGATTGAAAAAAGCGGGACGTATGTCGCCTCGCCGACGACGAGCGATCTGCGCGAAATTTTTGAAATGCGGCTGGCCCTCGAGAGTACGGCTGCATTTCTTGCAGCCAGGTCGGGTGTAACAGCGGACCTTCGCGACGCGGCAGAGAAAATGCAGGACCTGATTGAACGGGACGTCGCGGACATCATGCTCGAGCAACGTATCGGCTGGGTGTTTCATCAAGCGTTATTTGCTGCAGCAAGGAACGTGCGAATCTCATCGGCGTATGGCCTATTGCGAGCCCAAACCTTGGCGCTGAACGAACTCCCACGTAGCGACGCCGAAACCGTTCGGCGCGGCACGATCGAGCACCTGCACATCTTTCACGCAATCGAAGCGAACGACGGCGAGCTTGCGCGTCAGCATATGTGGAATCACATCGTTGACGGTACGCCCGCACGGATAAAACTACTAAAGGCGCGGCATGAACACGAAAAATAA
- a CDS encoding glutathione peroxidase, translating into MSTIYDIPVNAIDGAQTTLRAYEGKVLLVVNVASKCGLTPQYEGLEALYEGKRAEGLEVLAFPANNFKGQEPGTDAEIQSFCTGTFGVKFPLFSKISVIGDDQHPLYRSLTQAQPQAAGDGPFRARLEGYGIQPNPAPEVLWNFEKFLVSRTGEVVARFSPDTTADDPKLVAAIDAELAKAA; encoded by the coding sequence ATGAGCACGATTTACGATATTCCCGTCAACGCGATCGACGGCGCGCAAACAACCCTGCGCGCCTACGAAGGCAAAGTGCTGCTGGTGGTGAACGTGGCGTCCAAATGCGGGCTGACGCCGCAATACGAAGGGCTCGAGGCGCTCTACGAAGGCAAGCGCGCGGAAGGTCTCGAAGTGCTGGCGTTCCCCGCCAACAACTTCAAGGGCCAGGAGCCGGGCACCGACGCGGAGATCCAGTCGTTCTGCACCGGCACCTTCGGCGTGAAGTTTCCGTTGTTCTCGAAAATCTCCGTGATCGGCGACGACCAGCATCCGCTCTATCGCTCGCTCACCCAGGCGCAGCCGCAGGCCGCCGGCGACGGCCCGTTCCGTGCGCGCCTCGAAGGCTACGGCATTCAACCGAACCCGGCGCCCGAGGTGCTGTGGAACTTCGAGAAGTTTCTCGTGAGCCGCACGGGCGAAGTGGTTGCGCGTTTCTCGCCCGATACGACCGCGGACGACCCGAAGCTCGTCGCCGCTATCGATGCGGAGCTGGCCAAGGCCGCGTAA
- a CDS encoding GlxA family transcriptional regulator, with protein MHRIGFFVCRGYDALDLGGPLSAFNQVATAAGHAPYDLHVISQPGGPVPGNTGLSVDTKPIGRRTFDTVIFVGGDIDPMQTPENIAAARKLGARAARVASVCTGAFLLGETGLLDGLRATTHWRYAARLQSRFPRARVEGDSIYIEEGRIWTSAGIASGIDLALGMIERDMGAEVARAVSRLLVVPYRRPGGQSQFSAMSQMEPESDRIRIALNFAREHLAEALPVERLAEAASLSLRQFGRAFRRETGETPAKAVERLRVEAARLRLQGGSEPIEQIALAVGFTDPERMRRAFIKLHGHPPQAIRRESRSNGAR; from the coding sequence ATGCATCGAATCGGATTCTTCGTTTGCCGTGGCTACGATGCGCTCGATCTGGGCGGGCCGCTGTCGGCCTTCAACCAGGTCGCCACGGCGGCAGGCCACGCGCCCTATGATCTCCACGTCATCTCGCAGCCCGGTGGACCGGTTCCGGGCAATACGGGCCTGTCGGTCGACACGAAGCCGATCGGAAGGCGCACGTTCGACACCGTCATCTTCGTGGGCGGTGACATCGATCCGATGCAGACGCCGGAGAACATCGCCGCCGCCAGGAAACTGGGCGCGCGGGCCGCGCGGGTGGCAAGCGTGTGTACGGGGGCGTTTCTGCTTGGGGAAACCGGCTTGCTGGACGGCTTGAGAGCGACGACGCACTGGCGATACGCGGCTCGATTGCAGTCGCGCTTCCCGCGCGCCAGGGTCGAAGGCGACAGTATCTATATCGAGGAGGGCCGCATCTGGACGTCGGCGGGCATCGCGTCCGGAATCGACCTGGCGCTCGGCATGATTGAACGAGACATGGGTGCGGAGGTTGCGCGCGCTGTCTCCCGGCTTTTGGTGGTTCCGTATCGTCGGCCGGGCGGTCAGTCCCAATTCTCGGCGATGTCGCAGATGGAGCCGGAATCGGATCGCATCCGCATCGCGCTGAATTTTGCGCGGGAACATCTGGCGGAAGCGTTGCCTGTCGAGCGGCTCGCCGAGGCCGCAAGCTTGAGTTTGCGGCAGTTCGGGCGCGCATTTCGCCGGGAAACCGGAGAAACGCCTGCGAAGGCGGTCGAGCGCTTGCGTGTCGAAGCGGCGCGGCTGCGCCTGCAGGGGGGCAGCGAACCGATAGAACAGATTGCGCTGGCCGTTGGGTTCACCGACCCGGAGCGGATGCGCCGGGCCTTCATCAAACTGCATGGGCACCCGCCGCAAGCGATTCGACGCGAGAGCCGATCGAACGGCGCGCGCTGA
- a CDS encoding glucose 1-dehydrogenase, with translation MRLKNKSALITGGTSGIGLATAKRFIAEGARVAVTGRDEAVFERVKDELGGHALVLRGDVRSIEDMRSIAAEIDEKFGGLDIVFANAGWAFPSALNDIDDALYDEIMDINVKGVVFTLQAVLPHLREGSSVILNTSFVAQTGKHGISLTAAAKAAVRSLARSWSYEFLDRKIRFNAIAPGAIDTPLLTRWGMPDEWVRDRKAEFAGAIPVGRMGSAEDIANAALYLASDESSYVVGTELVVDGGASQL, from the coding sequence ATGAGGCTTAAAAACAAGTCGGCGTTAATCACCGGCGGTACCAGTGGCATCGGTCTTGCCACCGCGAAGCGGTTCATCGCGGAAGGCGCCCGCGTCGCAGTGACGGGGCGCGACGAGGCTGTATTCGAGCGCGTGAAGGACGAACTCGGTGGTCATGCGCTCGTTCTCAGGGGCGACGTCCGTTCGATCGAGGACATGCGGTCGATTGCCGCCGAGATCGACGAGAAGTTCGGCGGCCTGGATATCGTGTTCGCGAACGCCGGCTGGGCGTTCCCGTCCGCACTCAACGATATCGACGATGCGCTCTACGACGAGATCATGGACATCAACGTCAAAGGCGTGGTGTTCACGCTTCAGGCGGTGCTGCCGCACTTGCGAGAGGGCTCGTCCGTCATTCTCAACACCTCGTTCGTCGCGCAGACCGGCAAGCACGGCATCTCGTTGACGGCAGCCGCGAAGGCCGCCGTGCGATCGCTGGCCCGCAGTTGGTCCTACGAGTTTCTCGACCGGAAGATCCGCTTCAACGCGATCGCACCCGGCGCGATCGACACGCCGCTGCTGACCAGGTGGGGCATGCCGGACGAATGGGTTCGCGACCGCAAGGCCGAGTTCGCCGGCGCCATTCCGGTGGGCCGCATGGGCAGCGCCGAGGACATCGCCAACGCCGCGCTCTATCTCGCCAGCGACGAATCCTCGTATGTCGTCGGCACCGAGCTGGTCGTCGACGGCGGCGCGTCGCAGCTTTGA